The nucleotide sequence ATACCCAAACCCAATACCTGGAATGGACTTTTGCCAAGGGTTCGCATCGCTACAAATGGGACAAAGCCAATGGCGAAGTAGATGTGGAATGGGACAATTACCGTGTACTCCTACATTTAAACGCCCCGTTAAAAAGTAAGGTATTCGAAAAGGAGACCGAAGTGCTGGGCGAAGACCGAAAAAAGCGCATTGACCAGGCCATAGATTTTTTTAACAACGATTCTTTTTGGCTGGTCGCCCCCTTTAAAGTATTCGATGCCGGTACGGAACGCAGTGTAGTGAGCCTGGAAGACGGTTCGCAAGCTTTATTGATCACCTATTCCACGGGGGGCAGTACCCCTGGAGATTCCTACCTCTGGCATATAGGGCCCAACGGATTGCCGGAAAGCTTCCAAATGTGGGTCAGTATCATCCCCATTGGGGGACTCAAAGCGACTTGGGACGATTGGCAAATCATGGAAAGTGGCGCCTTCTTGCCCACCTCCCACAAACTAGGGCCAATCACCTTGGATATGGGGGAAGTTAGAGGGTATGATTAAGCGCAAAAAAATCTGTTTTAAACCCTCTATGCATCTTCCAACATTGTAGTGATCCAATCCCATGTCAAAATGTGCGTTTGAGCTTCGGCTAAACCTTCTACTCTAGCGTGACCAGAATAAGGTTTATTTACTCCAAAACGAATCGCTTCAAAATCTTCTTGAACTAAGCTGTTCGCAGCGTACGGAAAACCGATTTCCACCATGTACTTTATCTTCAAGTTATGATGGGGTTCCGATGAAGAGAGCACAAGGCGAAAGAAAATAACGCTGATAATCTCGCGTTACATACATAGTTGTGGAGTTTACACTGTAAAAATACTTTGTTCCCTTTAAAAAAATGAAATGAGAGAGTTTGAAATAGATAATTTCCCTAGTATAGGCGGTGTTATATGTTCAAAAATGATAGTTGAAGAGCATTACAAACCTTTGTTCATTTTCAGAGAAAAACCATTTAATGAAAATGATAGTGGTTGGCGTCTATTTTCTGGGTTTGAAAGTGATGAATACTCTGACAATTCCGATAACTTCGGTATTTATGACCCAAAAACTATTTTGAAAATCGACAATTCAATTTCAACGCTACTGCTATATAAGGGAATCGGAACCGTATGGGAAAGAGAACCTGATAACGAATGGAAGGAAGTCTTCGATTATCCATTACAAGATGATTTCACAGTTGAAAACCAATTAACCGACAATTGGAAACTGTCAATTAACAATCTCTTTATTAAGAACAAAGATCAAGATGGTGTGATGTTTACCACTAACGACAAAACATTACGTTTAGATATTTGGACTTATATTGGAAAAACCAAAGAAGAAATCGTAATGGAAAAGAAAGAGGCAATAAGCGAAAGAAATGCTGATAATGAGATCATAAAGAAATATCAGTTCGACCAAGGAAATCAAATTAAAATTGGCTATCACATAAAAGAATATAGCCAACAAAAGGATATAGAGTATAATTTAATTTGCGGCTTTTGTATTGTTGATTACGAAGTGTTAAATGCTTTCTTTTATTTTGACAATGAGAATGATGTGGAATGGGCTTTAAATACTTGGAAAATGATTGAGTACAACTAACTAGCACAGCATAAATAATCCTTTATACCTCCACAAGGGTTGAAACTTAGAATTACTACAACGCTCGTCTAATAATGCAACGCTTTTTACAAATAATTCCGTTCCAAAAAAATACAAGGATGAAAAACATTTTAATTGTAACAATATTATTCACAGTTCATACAACCTACGCCCAAAATAACTTTTACGAATCTACATGTGATTGTATTAATTTAATCAAGGATAAATCCAATGAAAGTGAATTAGCCTATAAAACCAAAGATTGTTTAAAGCAATCGACTACCAATCATCCTGAAAAAGTCAAAAAGATTTTCCAAGACTACGTGAACGACCATCCTAAAACAAGTATTGAATTCACAGAAAACAATGTTTCTGTAATATTAACCGAAAAGCTAAGTGAAAAATGTCCTGAATTCGCAAGAATTGATTCTTTTTTTAGAACACGACGAAATAATTCTGAAAATATTATAGTAACCGTGGCCGATGAGATTTGTGCTCAGGCGAGAAATGAGCCCGAATTATCAGGGCAAGTCGTTAACAGAATCAGAAAAAAAAGTTTCGAAAAATACTTAGTCAGTATTTATGCGCAGTATAATCTTAATGATAGTTTAGACTTTAAACGATTTGAAGATGATCTGAGATCGGAACTTGAGAAAAACTGTGATGTTCCCAATAAGTAAAAAATCAACGTTTCATAACCGCTTTTGTTTTTTGGGATAGCCGAGAACACGGCTAAACCTCTTTTTGAAGGACTATCCCATAAAGTGTGTAAGTTAAAAATAAGGGAGGGAAGTTACACTAAAGGTCTTTCCACCAGTTCGGATAGGTGCCAAGGGAATCGGCAACCATGATTTCTTGCCCTATTCTTGGTGCAATTACCTTTACGTTCAGTTCAATAGCCTTTTTCCGTACCCGTATAATAGGGTCTTTCCAATCATGGAGGGCCAATTTGAAACCGGCCCAATGTATGGGCATGATTTTTTTCGCCCTGACATCCAAGCCCGCCTGTGCGGTTTCTTCGGGCATCATATGTATATCGGGCCACATCTTATCGTATTGACCACATTCCATTAAGGCCAGGTCAAAAGGACCGTATTTCTCTCCTATCTCCTTGAAATGTGGGGCGTATCCGCTATCCCCGCTAAAATAAATGCTTTCAGAAACCGATTTCACCACCCACGAACCCCACAAGGTACTTTGGCCATTGTTCAATTTCCTACCGGAAAAATGTTGGGCAGGTGTACACACCAAGGTTATATCACCTAATTCTTCCTCTTGCCACCAGTCCAGTTCCGTTATCTTGTCGGAAGAAATCCCCCAAGCTTCCAAATGCACTCCTAAACCAAGCGGCACAAAATAATGCTCTACTTTATCCTTAATACCTA is from Zobellia galactanivorans and encodes:
- a CDS encoding MBL fold metallo-hydrolase produces the protein MLKRILRKVLGAFVILIGLLIVAYLLFNNFYPSLGGDVSKERRQVYEVSPQFKDGKFNNSKAVPKDLSFGETLDLAYKFFTTEVKNGRPKEDLEVLKLDSDRVAAYKSQTKMVWFGHSSFLLQMEGKNILLDPMFGMVPAPHPWLGDERFNKEMPLDIEKLPQIDAVIFSHDHYDHLDYETILGIKDKVEHYFVPLGLGVHLEAWGISSDKITELDWWQEEELGDITLVCTPAQHFSGRKLNNGQSTLWGSWVVKSVSESIYFSGDSGYAPHFKEIGEKYGPFDLALMECGQYDKMWPDIHMMPEETAQAGLDVRAKKIMPIHWAGFKLALHDWKDPIIRVRKKAIELNVKVIAPRIGQEIMVADSLGTYPNWWKDL
- a CDS encoding DUF2185 domain-containing protein, whose product is MREFEIDNFPSIGGVICSKMIVEEHYKPLFIFREKPFNENDSGWRLFSGFESDEYSDNSDNFGIYDPKTILKIDNSISTLLLYKGIGTVWEREPDNEWKEVFDYPLQDDFTVENQLTDNWKLSINNLFIKNKDQDGVMFTTNDKTLRLDIWTYIGKTKEEIVMEKKEAISERNADNEIIKKYQFDQGNQIKIGYHIKEYSQQKDIEYNLICGFCIVDYEVLNAFFYFDNENDVEWALNTWKMIEYN